The proteins below are encoded in one region of Fimbriimonadaceae bacterium:
- a CDS encoding globin-coupled sensor protein produces the protein MNRIDASDRQAIRDLKPVFDRIIDSVVDEFYSHLQQFPDAIAVVLGAGSSIEKLKKTNPRYFADMLRAEFDESYFESRYFIGKVHAQIGLEPKWFFAAMSTYYDTIFPAIVNAYKFNPGKLGKALAALQKVFNVDQALIMEAYVEFGFVAELRDVVDKSLAVSEHLSTTSQQLRYASEESGRATTELAHVSEQLAQTATSQAEAGQNAAGSASELSGSSQKIADGANRQAAAIEKAAAAIEDVQESITTINQQAATWEQIRERIAAMERVRQTVLETADRVGEMNKSSDEIGRIVQTIEDIAAQTNLLALNAAIEAARAGEAGRGFAVVADEVRKLAEHSSTATKEITNLISAVQSGSHQASESMKRTIEDVEGAASVTLEAAGCLEQIHQVANSTSKQNRVLTESMSVVDDVTRSNLELLKVMRNEIESLNGVIESVAAIAQENSASTEEMSASTQEMSAQVEELVASVQEVDHQVSELRDIVGQAQKVIAKARRNQANLEVPRLAA, from the coding sequence ATGAATCGGATCGATGCTTCCGACCGCCAAGCGATCCGAGACCTTAAGCCAGTTTTTGACCGAATCATCGACTCTGTGGTGGATGAGTTTTACAGCCACCTGCAGCAGTTTCCCGATGCCATTGCCGTGGTTCTTGGCGCCGGGAGCAGCATCGAAAAGCTTAAGAAAACGAACCCGCGCTACTTTGCGGACATGCTCCGTGCAGAGTTCGACGAGTCCTACTTCGAAAGCCGCTACTTTATCGGCAAAGTCCATGCACAGATCGGGCTTGAGCCGAAGTGGTTCTTCGCTGCGATGAGCACCTACTACGACACCATTTTCCCCGCGATCGTTAACGCGTACAAGTTTAATCCGGGCAAGCTGGGCAAGGCTCTCGCGGCGTTGCAGAAGGTCTTCAACGTCGACCAGGCGCTCATCATGGAGGCGTACGTCGAGTTCGGCTTCGTCGCCGAGCTTCGCGACGTCGTCGACAAGAGCCTTGCCGTGAGCGAGCACCTTTCGACGACCAGCCAGCAGCTCCGCTACGCGAGCGAGGAGTCGGGCCGGGCCACCACCGAGCTGGCCCACGTCAGCGAGCAACTCGCCCAGACCGCGACCTCGCAGGCCGAGGCCGGGCAGAACGCGGCCGGCAGCGCCAGTGAGCTCAGCGGATCCAGCCAGAAGATCGCGGACGGCGCCAACCGCCAGGCGGCGGCAATCGAGAAGGCCGCGGCCGCCATCGAAGACGTCCAGGAAAGCATCACGACGATCAACCAGCAGGCCGCGACTTGGGAACAGATCCGCGAGCGGATCGCGGCGATGGAGCGGGTCCGCCAGACCGTCCTGGAAACGGCAGACCGCGTCGGCGAAATGAACAAGTCTTCGGACGAGATCGGACGGATCGTCCAGACGATCGAGGACATCGCCGCCCAGACCAACCTCCTCGCCTTGAACGCCGCCATCGAGGCTGCGCGCGCCGGTGAGGCGGGGCGGGGCTTTGCGGTCGTCGCGGACGAAGTCCGCAAGCTCGCCGAGCACTCCTCGACCGCCACAAAGGAGATCACGAACCTGATCTCTGCCGTGCAGTCCGGCAGCCACCAGGCTTCCGAGTCGATGAAGCGCACGATCGAGGACGTCGAGGGCGCCGCCTCGGTGACCCTAGAGGCGGCGGGTTGCTTGGAGCAGATCCACCAGGTCGCCAACTCGACCTCGAAGCAGAACAGGGTGTTGACGGAGTCGATGTCCGTCGTGGACGACGTCACCCGCTCGAACCTGGAACTCCTGAAGGTGATGCGGAACGAGATCGAGAGCCTCAACGGGGTCATCGAGAGCGTCGCCGCGATCGCCCAGGAGAACTCGGCTTCGACCGAGGAGATGAGCGCCAGCACCCAAGAGATGAGCGCCCAGGTCGAAGAGCTGGTCGCCTCGGTTCAGGAGGTCGACCATCAGGTCAGCGAACTCCGCGACATCGTCGGCCAGGCGCAGAAGGTCATCGCCAAGGCGCGACGGAACCAGGCAAACCTAGAGGTCCCGCGGCTCGCCGCCTAA
- a CDS encoding sugar transferase, with product MANGVTETVPLANQRLVEVEPRVITYRKRKRILDIFGSGTLLVLLFPLMLVVAILVYLQDRGPVFYVSKRVGRGGRVFPFYKFRSMYVDADKRLADLKAKNEKEGPIFKMKKDPRITPVGRFIRKYSLDELPQLLNVFKGDMSLVGPRPPIPAEVVQYNDFQKERLSVRPGLTCYWQIMGRSDLSFDEWMELDHRYLREMSVWTDLKILIKTPIAILKGDGAY from the coding sequence ATGGCGAACGGCGTAACGGAGACCGTGCCTTTGGCCAATCAGCGGTTGGTCGAGGTTGAACCTCGCGTCATCACCTATCGAAAGCGAAAGCGGATCTTGGACATCTTTGGCTCCGGCACACTCCTCGTCCTGCTCTTTCCTCTCATGCTGGTCGTGGCGATCTTGGTCTACCTGCAGGATCGCGGGCCGGTCTTTTACGTCTCCAAGCGCGTCGGGCGAGGGGGCCGGGTCTTCCCGTTCTACAAGTTTCGGTCCATGTACGTCGACGCGGACAAGCGGCTGGCCGATCTGAAGGCTAAGAACGAGAAGGAAGGGCCCATCTTTAAGATGAAAAAGGACCCCCGGATCACTCCGGTCGGCCGGTTCATCCGGAAGTACAGCTTGGACGAGCTGCCCCAGCTCTTAAACGTGTTCAAGGGCGACATGAGCCTTGTCGGCCCGCGCCCGCCGATCCCCGCAGAGGTCGTCCAGTACAACGACTTTCAGAAGGAACGGCTGTCGGTCCGCCCGGGGCTCACCTGCTATTGGCAGATCATGGGCCGCAGCGATCTTAGCTTCGACGAGTGGATGGAGCTGGACCACCGGTACTTGCGTGAGATGAGCGTTTGGACGGACCTGAAGATCCTCATCAAGACCCCCATCGCGATCCTGAAAGGCGACGGGGCCTACTAG
- a CDS encoding exosortase/archaeosortase family protein, protein MSLPESTAPAFEAPIADVKAPQASERRAFNWQALLTNKVFLASILVLAAVVFCFAPLIPEIKKRWLDMDGYYAHGLLIPLCAAYLIWDKWDRIKEIPVKGVLWMLVPMGVVLYISMAAARAIMPSALSVLLVIALGLSVVFLAGWRWLWATLPSLLFLLLGFPVFDRVIDSSTMPLQIKSTSVAYYILKAVGLNPLRLDPTVIHLDNFDLNVAAACSGLKTTIAVSAAVIFFMLIAKLRWWANLLLAAIAIPLSLIINGVRISMIGMVGNSYGHDAGMQFHDYSGYIALAMCFLILGWITKKLGYK, encoded by the coding sequence ATGTCGTTGCCGGAATCGACCGCTCCCGCGTTCGAGGCCCCAATTGCCGACGTAAAGGCCCCCCAGGCTTCTGAGCGTCGGGCTTTCAATTGGCAGGCCCTCCTCACGAACAAGGTCTTTTTGGCCTCGATCCTTGTTCTCGCTGCCGTTGTCTTCTGCTTCGCGCCCTTGATCCCCGAGATCAAGAAGCGGTGGCTGGACATGGACGGCTACTACGCCCACGGCTTGCTGATCCCGCTCTGTGCGGCCTACTTGATTTGGGACAAGTGGGACCGGATCAAGGAGATCCCGGTCAAGGGCGTCCTCTGGATGCTCGTGCCGATGGGGGTCGTCCTCTACATCTCGATGGCCGCAGCCCGCGCCATCATGCCCTCGGCCCTGTCGGTGCTCCTCGTGATCGCCCTCGGGCTCAGCGTGGTCTTCCTGGCCGGCTGGCGATGGCTCTGGGCCACCCTGCCGTCGCTGCTCTTCCTCCTCCTCGGTTTCCCCGTGTTCGACCGGGTGATCGACTCGTCCACGATGCCGCTTCAGATCAAGTCGACCTCGGTCGCCTATTACATCTTGAAGGCCGTGGGATTGAACCCCTTGCGGCTTGACCCCACCGTCATCCACCTGGACAACTTCGACTTGAACGTGGCCGCCGCGTGTAGCGGCCTCAAAACGACGATCGCGGTCTCGGCCGCAGTCATCTTCTTCATGCTGATCGCGAAGCTTCGGTGGTGGGCCAACTTGCTCCTGGCCGCGATCGCCATCCCCTTGAGCCTCATCATCAACGGGGTCCGCATCTCGATGATCGGCATGGTCGGGAACTCGTACGGGCATGACGCCGGCATGCAGTTCCACGACTACAGCGGCTACATCGCCCTTGCCATGTGCTTCCTCATCCTTGGCTGGATCACGAAGAAACTAGGATACAAATAA
- a CDS encoding decaprenyl-phosphate phosphoribosyltransferase, whose amino-acid sequence MPYLQLLRPKQWSKNLLIFGALIFSGKAGDPDSLIRALIAFVAMCLASSGVYVWNDILDVESDRVHPKKRLRPIASGKVPVSVAAVLAVVLVLGAAALGFYLNKTSLALIVAYLVIQLIYNLRGKSVAVLDVFFISTGFVLRAVLGAAAIPVTISSWLLFCTGALALMLGFAKRRNEFIAMGDQRAASRASLADYSLKALDGLVTFFAAAAALCYGIYTIESRTAHRYPALLLTAPFVFYAVTRYLWIVLKQDEGGEPADILFGDPHIWGSIVLFVAAALTALSGARLPFLEN is encoded by the coding sequence ATGCCTTACCTTCAGCTCTTGCGACCGAAACAGTGGTCCAAGAACCTCCTAATCTTCGGGGCTCTTATCTTCTCAGGTAAGGCCGGAGACCCCGATTCTTTGATCCGGGCGCTGATCGCCTTCGTGGCGATGTGCCTGGCGAGCTCCGGCGTCTACGTTTGGAACGACATCCTGGACGTCGAGAGCGACCGTGTCCACCCGAAAAAGCGGCTCCGGCCCATCGCTTCCGGCAAGGTTCCGGTCTCGGTCGCGGCGGTCCTCGCGGTCGTCCTGGTCCTCGGCGCCGCCGCCTTGGGCTTCTATCTCAACAAGACGAGCCTGGCGCTGATCGTGGCCTACCTCGTCATCCAACTGATCTACAACTTGCGGGGCAAGTCGGTGGCCGTGCTCGACGTCTTTTTCATCTCGACCGGCTTTGTGCTCCGGGCCGTGCTCGGGGCAGCCGCCATCCCCGTTACGATCTCGTCGTGGCTGCTCTTCTGCACGGGGGCCTTGGCGCTTATGCTGGGCTTCGCCAAGCGGCGGAACGAGTTCATCGCGATGGGCGACCAACGGGCCGCGAGCCGTGCCAGCCTGGCCGATTACTCGCTGAAGGCCCTGGACGGGCTTGTCACGTTCTTCGCGGCAGCAGCCGCACTGTGCTACGGCATCTATACGATCGAGAGCCGGACTGCCCACCGCTATCCTGCACTGCTCCTGACGGCGCCGTTCGTCTTTTATGCGGTCACGCGCTACTTGTGGATAGTCCTGAAGCAGGACGAGGGCGGCGAGCCGGCGGACATCCTGTTTGGCGACCCCCACATCTGGGGGAGCATCGTCCTCTTTGTGGCAGCCGCGCTCACCGCCCTCAGCGGGGCGCGGCTCCCGTTCCTCGAGAATTAG